From Cucumis melo cultivar AY chromosome 3, USDA_Cmelo_AY_1.0, whole genome shotgun sequence:
AAAGGTTTCTGCTAAATGGGTTCCTTTCTTTTGCCTCGCTTTCTTCCTCTTTGGGATGCTTCTCACTTCCAGTGGCAGGTGATTGTTTCTCGCTCTGATTCTTGGATTTCTCTGTGTAATCGATTTCTATGTTggggtgtttttttttttaaaaaaatcttattaGGAGATTATGGAATTGGGTTAATGATGTTGCAGGATGTGGACGCCAAAGCAATCGGATTCACGCCTTGTTTCCCGGCTACAAAATGAACAGCAACAACTCTGGAGTGTTTCTGAAGGCATCACTACGAATCAGGTGAAAGTCTAAAGTACTCAAATTTAAGAAGTTGGGTTTTGTTGTTAACATATTTGAGGATTGAATCGTTTTTAGAAATCTATGGAGGACAAGAGAGTGTTGGCGGAGTTTCACAAAACACAGGCAGCAATTCAGTAAGTGTCTTGATTTGGTTCTTTGTATTTTGATCAATTTGATTTCGTCTTTTAAATTGATAATCTGGATTGAAATTTCTGCGTTTTGTGGGGGGCGTTATAGATCTCTAGGCAGGCAAGTTTCTACATTGAAGACGGAAATGGCTGCAGCTCGGAAGGTTACTCCTCCTGACATTAATCTGCCATCAGATAGAAATCATTTCCCAAGGAAGAAGATGTTCATAGTGATTGGAATCAATACTGCCTTTAGCAGTAGAAAGCGGCGTGATACTGTGAGGGAGACATGGATGCCTCAAGGTATTTGGCACTTTCTACTAACTTGTATCTCAAGAAAATGATTGTCCACTGGCAGATTGATTAATTTGATATAAAACAATTTCTACTTGAAAAGCTACTTATCTTCCATTCAAAGGCAATTACACTGTAGATGTTGGAGAATAATACTATAGTATACCATGTTAATTTACCATAGAAAGCTAGTAGATTATGGTTTATTCAATTCTGTATGCATATATAGAGATAACTATGTTTTTTGCTTTGGGGCTTGTAAACACTTTTTGGAATCAGGGGTGAATCAGTAAAGCAATATATCTGccccttaaattttcaaaagagAAACTTAGCTCGCCTATGAAAATTTCGAGCTCACCGCTGCTTGGAATAGCGAGATAGGACTTAATACCATGGATGTGTATATTTTTTAGAACACTCTTATGCATACATTAGGATCACCCTCAAGGATTATGGTACAGATAAGCATATGCATTCTATCTTAATCCTTGTTTGTATTGATAGCTAAAAAATGTCATTTCCTGTTTGCAGGGGAAAAACTCTTGCAATTGGAGCGCGAGAAGGGAATTATCATTAGGTTCATGATTGGCCATAGGTACCAATAACATTATTCCAGATTGCGTTGGTTATTTTCCTTGAATTGATAGAAGTTAACGTCTGTATTATTAAACAGTGCAAAGTCCAACAGTATCTTGGACCGTGCCATTGACTCAGAAGATGCTCAACACAAGGATTTTCTAAGGCTGGTAAGTAAGAAAGCACATAACACATAATATATGGATGATTAGAATTCTACACGTTGAGATGGACATGGAATTTGGTCTGAGCCGGTCGTTACTTCACAGGAGCACATTGAAGGGTACCATGTCTTGTCTGCAAAAACAAAGATTTTCTTCACCACGGCTTATGCTAAATGGGATGCTGACTTCTATATTAAGGTTGATGATGATGTCCATGTCAATTTAGGTATGCATTACCTTTTGGAATCACTTGCAGTTTCGTTGTAGAATAGTGGTCTGGTGTCAATTTGCTTGTTTTTCTTTGAGATTATCATCAATATCTTAGAGCATAATTGATAACCATTGTGttcttttgaagaaaaaaaatgcacATTTTATTGTAATTTCTCTCTTtggaatttaaacaaaaatgtaCGTTTTCTTCGTAGGTGCTTTAGCTACAACTCTTGCGACTCATCGTACTAAGCCGAGAGTGTACATGGGATGTATGAAATCTGGACCCGTTCTCTCTGACAGGTAATTCTTTTGAACGCTTGATTAGCAATAGTTTGTGCATTATCTGTTTTCCCTTATGCTGATCTCAAGCATCTTATGGAACTGTGGAAGGGAACTCAAGCTTCTGATTCTTTTCTTGTAAACTGGAAATAGTATGAAGATTGCAGACAGACTACAAAATCTTACCACCTTCGTACTCCTTCAATTGCTTCATTGCATTTACCCTTCATTTTCCCTCCATTGATTTACTTGTAATGGAGGGAACGGCTAAAAGAACgcagttttctttttctttgtacCAGTGAACCTTACCTCAAATGCTCTTGTCATgcttgattaaaaaaaaaatactctgTCGTGACAGGAATGAGAAataccatgaaccagaatattGGAAGTTCGGAGAGGATGGAAACAAGTATTTCAGACACGCAACTGGACAGATTTATGCAATCTCAAATGATTTAGCTTCTTATATCTCAACCAACCGGTGAGGacaattgtttatttaattatcaCGGTCAATTAGCAGACACGCTGCCTAAGGAGCTCTGTCTAAACAATTTTATGCTGTTTAACCTTTCTATTTGCAAGGCTGTTTAAAGTTGTAAAATTATGTGACTGCAGGCAAATATTGCACAAGTATGCAAATGAGGATGTTTCACTTGGAGCGTGGTTCATTGGTCTCGAGGTCGAGCATATTGATGACCACAGCATGTGCTGCCCCACGGAACTAGGTATGCCTCTTGTTAAGACGTACATCATCAACCAACTAACAAGTCGGAAGTTTGAATTCATGTCACTTGTGTGTGAACTTAAAATAGAAAATGCAGAGTTTTCGAATGATCGTCTTATGTTATAAGTTTTGTGCAAACGGTGGATGCAGATTGTGAGTTGAAAGCACAAGCGGGGAATGCTTGCATTGCTTCATTTGATTGGAAGTGCAGTGGGATATGCGAGTCAGTggagagaatgaaagaaattCATGAGAAGTGCGGGGAAAAGAATGACACTCTGTGGACTGCTTCCTTCTGACTTTCTAAAAGTTTTGGCATATAGATATAATATACAGACACAGAGAGAAGCTGTTCTGTTCATTTGCAAGGAGGTAGCTAACGAAGGGGCTGCTTCTTTTTCAGCTGTTGTGGAAGCAATGTGAGAGAGATGAATGAAAATGATTAGTGACGTTTGTTTTTTCTTGTTATTTACACTTGCCAATCCATAGCCTAATAACAATAGGTTATGTTTCTAAATTCATCTATTGGCATTTCTCTGTACTTAAAATTATAGTTCTTTGACAGTAGGGGAACTTCTTGTTCTCTATAGCTTAAAAAATATGATTTAAAGTTTCAGTTTTACATTGACTAAACATGAAATACTTGTTCCTGTAAATATagatctaaaaaaaaaaaactacatacTTTCATATTATCCATTGTGCTAATAGTAATCGTGTTTAAGAAAAACaatttgggaaattgccaaaaataggttaaaaaaagagatttaaatgaattttgggacaagttttcaaaagaaagacttttaggacaatttgggtgtgaatagacaaaaatgcccttcattaaatttctatcgctctctattgattgtttcgcctacccacgttcgctttcccttctctttcgcatagaacacctgaagtaaaaaaaaaaaaaacatctcctttctttggcttttcaaatttcccgctctgctcttcgaagatactccgactgttcgtctgtcgtcggtcctccagtgcatttcgtcgcttctccttttcgaacctaagaatcaactttgagcgtgttctcttatttcagtgagttttatctgtaacccattttcaatatatttgctttttcttggcttgaatcatgacatcgacttcaacatcgaccgacggacccttctacaagattaatccttcccatcatttttattccctagtaagctgtttgtctcatttggaaaagacaacacataatattaaggccaaactcaaacccgatcaattagccttatttaggaaaacaaagtttgggcactttttggacctaaatattgtcttcaatgggccactcatccactacttactgttaagggaggtggaagatgaaggaaaggattctataagtttcctactagggggcgttgtttgtactttcggtaggagagagtttaacatcgtaactggactatggggtcctaaagaggactatattcagttgggtgggaacagtcgactgttggagaagtttttcaaagacaaggactgtgtttacgttagcgacttagaagatatatttttggaatacgagggtgatgacgatgatatcgtcaaattagctttagtctactttatagagatatctttgttgggaaaagataggcgaaccaaagtggacattggttttttgaagattgctgatgattggaattcatttaataattatgattggggtcggattgtttttgtacgcacgctaagtgcattgaaaagagccttggacaagcaatatgccaagggaaagaagaaatcaacacagacaaaaaaatatactatcaatggatttccgcatgcattacaggtatttgacttcttacttcttacttcaaaactttaaaaagatcgtttagttatttgaaacgatcgtttagttattttaaacgatcgtttagttattttaaacgatcgtttagttatttaaacgatcgtttagttctttttaacgatcgtttagttatgttaaatgatcgtatagttgttttcaaacgattgtataaccacttgtttatatatctatatatatcttgtggcactttctaaacttgtttgtcaaatgtggaataggtttgggcatatgagtctataccaaccatcattggatgtggtgtagataaagtaaacgatcatgccataccacgaatgctgaggtgggtgtgccaacaatcaccaaagtcccaaactataagccaggtgtttgactcgccaatggtaagtagcaagcaatagtaacttacttaaggatcgcgtgattttgtgcttatttctttgtcctaaatacatttgcctttttctatttgcagtttataattaaggcggtcattgagatgacacctgaagaggagcaattgaaaattgcttcaggtgaactttttgaaaacttccgctcatctaccattattcagtcgaagaatggtggttcaaaaagagtacgagaagttgttaacgatgaagatgagttgaaaaagagtaagaaacagaagtccaagattaagatgaaaaaggctattcgaaatctccaagatcgagtagcggttgttgaaggccaacttaatactataaaatccgatattgacgaattgaagggcctgatgtcaaccatattgaagcacattggacttcaaagaaaggttaggaatgaaactgttaagtgtattcacgttagttgtttcatatttggtaacc
This genomic window contains:
- the LOC103488414 gene encoding beta-1,3-galactosyltransferase 7 codes for the protein MKNRGLRKVSAKWVPFFCLAFFLFGMLLTSSGRMWTPKQSDSRLVSRLQNEQQQLWSVSEGITTNQKSMEDKRVLAEFHKTQAAIQSLGRQVSTLKTEMAAARKVTPPDINLPSDRNHFPRKKMFIVIGINTAFSSRKRRDTVRETWMPQGEKLLQLEREKGIIIRFMIGHSAKSNSILDRAIDSEDAQHKDFLRLEHIEGYHVLSAKTKIFFTTAYAKWDADFYIKVDDDVHVNLGALATTLATHRTKPRVYMGCMKSGPVLSDRNEKYHEPEYWKFGEDGNKYFRHATGQIYAISNDLASYISTNRQILHKYANEDVSLGAWFIGLEVEHIDDHSMCCPTELDCELKAQAGNACIASFDWKCSGICESVERMKEIHEKCGEKNDTLWTASF
- the LOC127148461 gene encoding uncharacterized protein LOC127148461, whose translation is MTSTSTSTDGPFYKINPSHHFYSLVSCLSHLEKTTHNIKAKLKPDQLALFRKTKFGHFLDLNIVFNGPLIHYLLLREVEDEGKDSISFLLGGVVCTFGRREFNIVTGLWGPKEDYIQLGGNSRLLEKFFKDKDCVYVSDLEDIFLEYEGDDDDIVKLALVYFIEISLLGKDRRTKVDIGFLKIADDWNSFNNYDWGRIVFVRTLSALKRALDKQYAKGKKKSTQTKKYTINGFPHALQVWAYESIPTIIGCGVDKVNDHAIPRMLRWVCQQSPKSQTISQVFDSPMVSSKQ